In one window of Aquimarina spinulae DNA:
- a CDS encoding DUF4249 family protein: MKAYFKIIIFLFTIIFTSCEDVIDVDVQTAPARLTIEASLDWEKGTTGNNQTIKLSTSTAYFDTTSNTSVTGASVKVTNNSSGVEFIFTDQNNGEYTTTEFVPVLNQSYTLEVIHNGENYSATETLMPVVDIKEVNQSTENGFDDEVLEVNLTFDDPVDEDNYYLFRFKEEGDLLSEFEDLDDEFVNGNEINWYYEKEEDTNTNTQEFTSGDVVNIDLYGISEGYYNYIRILIEQSEGVGLFSATPVALKGNCINLDNANNYAHGYFRLTQVSRRTYTFN, from the coding sequence ATGAAAGCTTATTTTAAAATAATAATATTCCTTTTTACTATAATCTTTACCTCTTGTGAAGATGTAATAGACGTGGATGTGCAAACCGCTCCTGCCCGACTAACTATTGAAGCCTCATTAGATTGGGAAAAAGGTACAACAGGAAATAATCAAACTATAAAACTAAGTACATCTACTGCATACTTTGATACAACTTCTAATACAAGTGTTACTGGTGCTTCAGTTAAAGTTACTAATAATTCTAGCGGAGTCGAGTTTATTTTTACAGATCAAAATAATGGAGAATATACAACTACAGAATTTGTACCAGTACTTAATCAATCCTATACGCTAGAGGTTATTCATAATGGTGAAAATTATTCAGCTACAGAAACCCTAATGCCTGTTGTTGATATTAAAGAAGTTAATCAATCTACCGAAAATGGTTTTGATGATGAAGTTTTAGAAGTTAACCTTACATTCGATGATCCTGTAGATGAAGACAACTATTATCTTTTCAGATTTAAAGAAGAAGGAGATCTTTTATCAGAATTTGAAGATCTTGATGATGAATTTGTAAACGGAAATGAAATTAACTGGTATTATGAAAAAGAAGAAGATACCAATACTAATACTCAAGAATTTACTTCTGGAGATGTTGTAAATATTGACTTATATGGTATTTCTGAAGGATATTATAACTACATAAGGATACTTATCGAGCAATCTGAAGGTGTCGGTCTTTTTAGCGCAACTCCGGTGGCTTTAAAAGGAAATTGTATTAATCTGGATAATGCGAATAATTATGCCCATGGTTATTTTAGATTAACACAAGTATCACGAAGAACGTATACTTTTAATTAA